In Tenebrio molitor chromosome 6, icTenMoli1.1, whole genome shotgun sequence, one genomic interval encodes:
- the Dbp21E2 gene encoding probable ATP-dependent RNA helicase DDX28, giving the protein MSMHAAKQFTKNLSKIYKEQIRTLSSLPKLKRTEAQCIISCKHSHLNHYANMEYHNLDAIGLASKGWNHSKSKGDSFTINPVHANYEEEMIPFNQLNIDSNLIKALSKRNIKGATTYQANAFPLITQDKHLMFAAETGCGKTISYLVPIIQQLIGTKVEEMNTPRALILVPNRELAYQVGEMAETLAEAVDLKVKVIVGGRTKRIMMNPEFDQIHILVGTPGALGKLSTVGVYRLNHVLYTVFDEADTLVDDSFVDRIGSLYKKVPQSKIILVSATLPKSLPDCLKPLEPHLQQLTSPKLHKPPLNITQKFMRMTRSAKPSNLLQIAKNNKHPMLIFTNRNETCNWLAMFLRENGVPCSNINGDMKYAIRVEQWNSFIKGETQILSATDVGSRGLDTTQVTHVLNYDFPLYAADYLHRIGRIGRLGSTRSCKATNFISGPEEVRLVQQIELAVRKDQPLTNVDGNITNIVQKKIQKGMRQVV; this is encoded by the exons atgtcaatgCATGCAGCAAAACAATTTACCAAAAACCTTTCCAAAATTTATAAGGAACAAATCCGAACCCTATCAAGTTTACCTAAGCTAAAACGTACGGAGGCCCAGTGTATAATAAGTTGCAAACATAGTCATTTAAATCATTACGCAAATATGGAATACCATAACTTAGATGCAATAGGTTTAGCCTCTAAAGGTTGGAATCATTCCAAATCAAAAGGTGACAGTTTTACAATAAATCCAGTTCATGCAAATTATGAAGAGGAAATGATACCATTCAATCAATTGAATATTGATTCAAATCTAATAAAAGCTTTAAGCAAACGTAATATTAAAGGAGCTACAACATATCAGGCAAATGCGTTTCCATTAATTACTCAAGATAAACATCTAATGTTTGCTGCAGAGACTGGTTGTGGAAAAACAATATCATACTTGGTACCAATCATTCAGCAATTGATTGGTACGAAGGTAGAAGAAATGAACACCCCTCGAGCATTAATTCTTGTGCCAAACAGGGAGTTGGCTTATCAAGTAGGAGAAATGGCAGAGACGTTAGCAGAAGCGGTCGATCTGAAAGTAAAAGTAATCGTCGGAGGACGTACTAAAAGAATCATGATGAACCCTGAATTTGACCAAATCCACATTTTGGTAGGAACTCCTGGAGCCTTAGGCAAACTAAGTACAGTGGGAGTGTACCGATTAAATCATGTTTTGTACACAGTCTTTGATGAAGCTGATACTTTAGTGGATGACAGTTTCGTAGATCGAATCGGTTCATTATACAAAAAGGTTCCCCAATCAAAAATTATCCTAGTTTCGGCAACCTTGCCTAAATCATTACCTGACTGTCTAAAACCGCTCGAGCCACATTTACAGCAATTAACGTcgccaaaattacacaaacCACCCTTGAACATTACACAGAAGTTCATGAGAATGACCCGATCAGCGAAACCTTCAAATCTCTTACAAatcgccaaaaataacaaacatcCAATGCTGATTTTCACAAATCGAAATGAGACTTGTAACTGGCTTGCCATGTTCCTAAGAGAGAACGGAGTGCCTTGTTCCAACATAAACGGCGACATGAAGTACGCAATTAGGGTGGAACAATGGAACAGTTTTATCAAGGGCGAGACCCAGATACTGTCTGCAACTGACGTAGGTTCGAGAGGGTTGGACACGACGCAAGTAACGCACGTCCTAAACTACGATTTCCCACTATACGCGGCTGATTATTTACATCGAATCGGCAGGATTGGGAGACTGGGAAGCACTCGGTCCTGTAAAGCGACCAATTTTATCTCTGGACCAGAAGAAGTTCGCCTAGTACAACAAATAGAg TTGGCCGTTCGTAAAGACCAACCGTTGACAAACGTAGACGGAAATATAACAAACATAGTACAGAAGAAGATTCAAAAAGGGATGCGACAAGTTGTGTAA